One Alnus glutinosa chromosome 3, dhAlnGlut1.1, whole genome shotgun sequence genomic region harbors:
- the LOC133863600 gene encoding uncharacterized protein LOC133863600 isoform X2, which translates to MSTHRQQVAVRDLIEEAKKRIVVLAICVVGLSYLMSLTSSSVWVNLPMAASLIIGLRYLSLDFDMRRKAATYSTNLSSANTLSQKKPLERPKNVEKSDWRRKVNSPIVEDAIDHFTRHLVSEWMTDLWYSRLTHDKEGPEELVNIMNGVLGEISERMRNINLIDLLTRDLINLVCIHLELFRANQAKIEKKHSGLLTIEHREMELRRILANENKLHPALFSAEAEHKVLQHLMDGLVSFTFRPEDLQCFFFRYMARELLASTVMRPVLNMASPRFINEKIEFLVLKMTKANKGLPVQGASQSKPDESSRISSDHFSKFLDPSVTGVELVQLKNAQSRTAADTSATDHVNGNKDPLLSIDPRSTRSWNALPLNSQTSDERGLERHLSGGEWGDMLDLISRRKTQALAPEHFENMWTKGRDYRKKDGENRVIEQVQHGSAAAKSVKVENLKATSKPKEKNTITKLNHSESGTVHSGFTDRLSVEKSFLPTGRSITNRSSFVSYDEDDEHNNVRLEEVDSGSSTSYTSEDEETNNVTGLDSPVTKVWDGRSNRNLSISHIHHPLENSEGRIAKKTGKGHLHYQRLARPPSSHKRSRTSSKKTHIWQEVERTSFLSGDGQDILSSAKGHANAEDSSDDSEIENFGRVQSGAAASSSAPSFSIPESQSLTISSLQNSLALDSFFKLRCEVLGANIVKSGSKTFAVYSISVTDVNSNSWSIKRRFRHFEELHRRLKEFPEYNLHLPPKHFLSTGLDVPVIQQRCKLLDKYLKVMQLPTISGSIEVWDFLSVDSQTYLFSNSFSIIETLSVDLEDKPSEKSKKLPNFHGPRTDHLSPTREHLSTETKESAFPMKNDFVADGLRNGKGMSHSPVKILGKEFGKSVDNSGSDTRPQNFASSLANLRTTAKGRDGDGLEEASESHLDAATDPTLPTEWVPPNLSAPILDLVDVILQLQDGGWIRRKAFWVAKQILQLGMGDAFDDWLIEKIQLLRKGSVIASGIRRVEQILWPDGIFISKHPKRRPPPSTNSSQNSPHGRQPPEISSPRLSDEQQQEAVRRAKFVYELMIDNAPAAIVGLVGRREYEQCAKDLYFFIQSSVCVKQLAFDLLELLLLSAFPELDYLFKELQEEKHKFGEFKEN; encoded by the exons ATGAGCACGCACAGGCAGCAGGTGGCGGTTCGGGACCTCATCGAGGAAGCCAAGAAGCGGATTGTGGTTCTGGCCATATGCGTCGTCGGATTATCCTACCTAATGTCCT TGACAAGCTCCTCAGTTTGGGTCAACTTGCCTATGGCTGCCTCCTTGATTATCGGCCTTCGTTATTTATCTTTAGATTTTGATATGCGGAGAAAAGCTGCAACATACAGCACCAACTTGTCCTCCGCAAATACTCTTTCTCAAAAGAAACCTCTTGAACGTCCAAAAAATGTTGAAAAGTCTGACTGGAGAAGGAAAGTGAATTCTCCTATTGTTGAGGATGCTATAGATCACTTTACGAGACATCTGGTTTCTGAGTGGATGACAGATCTCTGGTACTCTCGTTTAACACATGATAAAGAAGGTCCAGAGGAACTGGTGAACATCATGAATGGTGTTCTTGGGGAAATTTCTGAGCGCATGAggaatataaatttaattgatCTTCTTACAAG GGATCTTATTAATCTTGTTTGCATTCACTTGGAGCTTTTTCGTGCAAATCAAGCAAAGATTGAGAAGAAACATTCAGGATTGCTAACAATTGAACACCGAGAGATGGAACTAAGACGAATCCTGGCTAATGAGAACAAATTGCACCCTGCTCTTTTTTCAGCTGAAGCTGAGCACAAG GTTTTGCAGCACTTGATGGATGGTCTCGTTTCTTTCACATTCAGGCCTGAAGATCTGCAGTGCTTTTTCTTCCGTTATATGGCCAGGGAGCTTCTTGCTAGTACAGTAATGCGACCTGTCCTAAACATGGCTAGTCCTAG GTTTAtcaatgaaaaaattgaattcttAGTCCTTAAAATGACCAAAGCTAATAAAGGTCTCCCAGTACAAGGAGCATCTCAGTCCAAACCAGATGAGTCTTCGAGGATTTCATCtgatcatttttcaaaattcttaGATCCTTCTGTCACTGGTGTTGAACTTGTGCAGTTAAAAAATGCTCAGTCTAGAACTGCTGCCGATACATCTGCAACAGATCATGTGAATGGAAATAAAGATCCCCTGCTTTCCATTGATCCTCGATCGACCCGCTCATGGAACGCATTGCCCCTCAACTCCCAAACTAGTGATGAAAGAGGTCTTGAACGTCATCTCTCAGGAGGAGAATGGGGTGACATGTTAGATCTGATTTCTCGCAGAAAGACTCAAGCCCTTGCCCCAGAAcattttgaaaacatgtggaCAAAAGGGCGAGACTATAGAAAGAAGGATGGCGAAAATCGGGTCATTGAACAAGTACAACATGGATCTGCGGCAGCAAAGTCTGTTAAAGTGGAGAATTTAAAGGCAACATCCAAGCCTAAAGAAAAGAACACTATAACCAAGCTTAATCACTCTGAGAGTGGCACTGTTCACTCTGGATTTACTGATCGTCTATctgtagaaaaatcatttctcccTACAGGGCGGAGTATAACAAATCGCTCTTCATTTGTTTCATATGACGAAGATGATGAGCACAACAATGTGCGTTTGGAGGAGGTTGACTCGGGGAGCAGTACTTCTTATACTTCTGAAGATGAAGAAACTAACAATGTAACAGGCCTTGATTCTCCTGTAACTAAAGTGTGGGATGGTAGAAGCAACAGAAATCTATCTATTTCTCACATTCATCACCCACTTGAAAATTCAGAAGGCCGTATTGCAAAGAAGACTGGTAAAGGGCATCTTCACTACCAAAGATTAGCTAGACCCCCATCCAGCCATAAAAGGTCTAGAACAAGCAGTAAGAAGACGCACATTTGGCAAGAGGTTGAGAGAACAAGCTTCTTGTCTGGTGATGGACAAGACATACTTAGTTCTGCAAAAGGACATGCAAATGCTGAGGACTCCAGTGATGATTCTGAGATCGAAAACTTCGGTAGAGTTCAGAGTGGAGCAGCCGCTTCTTCATCTGCGCCCTCGTTTTCTATACCGGAAAGTCAAAGTTTGACTATTAGTTCCTTGCAAAATTCTTTGGCGCTGGATTCATTTTTTAAGTTGAGATGTGAG GTATTGGGTGCAAATATTGTGAAGAGTGGTTCAAAAACGTTTGCCGTTTATTCAATATCTGTTACAGATGTAAATAGTAACAGTTGGTCAATCAAAAGAAG GTTTCGTCACTTTGAGGAGCTTCATCGGCGTCTAAAAGAGTTTCCAGAGTATAATCTTCATTTGCCACCAAAACATTTTCTATCAACAGGTTTAGATGTACCTGTCATTCAACAACGGTGTAAATTGCTTGACAAATATTTAAAG GTTATGCAGCTTCCAACAATTTCAGGGTCAATTGAAGTTTGGGACTTTCTCAGTGTTGACTCTCAG ACTTATCTATTCTCGAATTCCTTTTCTATCATTGAAACTTTATCAG TTGACCTAGAGGATAAGCCATCTGAAAAGAGTAAAAAGCTTCCAAATTTTCATGGGCCTAGAACTGACCACTTATCTCCGACGAGAGAACATTTAAGCACTGAAACTAAGGAGTCTGCTTTCCCGATGAAGAATGATTTTGTGGCAGATGGGTTAAGAAATGGAAAAGGCATGTCTCATTCTCCTGTGAAAATTCTTGGTAAAGAATTTGGAAAGTCAGTTGACAATTCTGGCTCAGATACTAGGCCACAAAACTTTGCATCTTCCCTTGCAAACTTGAGGACCACTGCAAAAGGAAGAGATGGTGATGGTTTGGAAGAGGCATCTGAGTCGCATCTTGATGCTGCAACTGACCCAACACTTCCTACAGAG TGGGTGCCACCAAATTTAAGTGCCCCCATACTAGATTTGGTAGATGTCATCTTACAGCTTCAAGATGGTGGATGGATCAG GCGGAAGGCTTTTTGGGTGGCCAAACAGATATTACAACTAGGAATGGGTGATGCCTTTGATGATTGGTTAATAGAGAAAATCCAGCTTCTGCGCAAGGGGTCAGTGATTGCTTCAGGAATCAGGCGCGTTGAGCAG ATTCTCTGGCCCGATGGTATATTCATAAGCAAGCACCCAAAGCGACGACCACCACCATCTACTAACTCATCTCAGAATTCACCTCATGGCAGACAACCTCCAGAGATATCTTCACCTAGACTCAGTGACGAGCAACAACAGGAGGCAGTTCGACGTGCAAAGTTTGTATATGAGCTAATGATAG ATAATGCACCAGCTGCTATCGTAGGTCTTGTAGGTCGTAGGGAGTATGAACAATGTGCAAAGGATCTCTATTTCTTTATTCAG TCATCAGTTTGTGTGAAGCAACTCGCTTTTGACCTTCTCGAGCTGCTGCTTTTGTCGGCATTTCCCGAGCTAGATTATCTTTTTAAGGAGTTGCAAGAAGAAAAGCATAAGTTTGgtgaatttaaggaaaattaa
- the LOC133863600 gene encoding uncharacterized protein LOC133863600 isoform X1: MSTHRQQVAVRDLIEEAKKRIVVLAICVVGLSYLMSLTSSSVWVNLPMAASLIIGLRYLSLDFDMRRKAATYSTNLSSANTLSQKKPLERPKNVEKSDWRRKVNSPIVEDAIDHFTRHLVSEWMTDLWYSRLTHDKEGPEELVNIMNGVLGEISERMRNINLIDLLTRDLINLVCIHLELFRANQAKIEKKHSGLLTIEHREMELRRILANENKLHPALFSAEAEHKVLQHLMDGLVSFTFRPEDLQCFFFRYMARELLASTVMRPVLNMASPRFINEKIEFLVLKMTKANKGLPVQGASQSKPDESSRISSDHFSKFLDPSVTGVELVQLKNAQSRTAADTSATDHVNGNKDPLLSIDPRSTRSWNALPLNSQTSDERGLERHLSGGEWGDMLDLISRRKTQALAPEHFENMWTKGRDYRKKDGENRVIEQVQHGSAAAKSVKVENLKATSKPKEKNTITKLNHSESGTVHSGFTDRLSVEKSFLPTGRSITNRSSFVSYDEDDEHNNVRLEEVDSGSSTSYTSEDEETNNVTGLDSPVTKVWDGRSNRNLSISHIHHPLENSEGRIAKKTGKGHLHYQRLARPPSSHKRSRTSSKKTHIWQEVERTSFLSGDGQDILSSAKGHANAEDSSDDSEIENFGRVQSGAAASSSAPSFSIPESQSLTISSLQNSLALDSFFKLRCEVLGANIVKSGSKTFAVYSISVTDVNSNSWSIKRRFRHFEELHRRLKEFPEYNLHLPPKHFLSTGLDVPVIQQRCKLLDKYLKKVMQLPTISGSIEVWDFLSVDSQTYLFSNSFSIIETLSVDLEDKPSEKSKKLPNFHGPRTDHLSPTREHLSTETKESAFPMKNDFVADGLRNGKGMSHSPVKILGKEFGKSVDNSGSDTRPQNFASSLANLRTTAKGRDGDGLEEASESHLDAATDPTLPTEWVPPNLSAPILDLVDVILQLQDGGWIRRKAFWVAKQILQLGMGDAFDDWLIEKIQLLRKGSVIASGIRRVEQILWPDGIFISKHPKRRPPPSTNSSQNSPHGRQPPEISSPRLSDEQQQEAVRRAKFVYELMIDNAPAAIVGLVGRREYEQCAKDLYFFIQSSVCVKQLAFDLLELLLLSAFPELDYLFKELQEEKHKFGEFKEN, from the exons ATGAGCACGCACAGGCAGCAGGTGGCGGTTCGGGACCTCATCGAGGAAGCCAAGAAGCGGATTGTGGTTCTGGCCATATGCGTCGTCGGATTATCCTACCTAATGTCCT TGACAAGCTCCTCAGTTTGGGTCAACTTGCCTATGGCTGCCTCCTTGATTATCGGCCTTCGTTATTTATCTTTAGATTTTGATATGCGGAGAAAAGCTGCAACATACAGCACCAACTTGTCCTCCGCAAATACTCTTTCTCAAAAGAAACCTCTTGAACGTCCAAAAAATGTTGAAAAGTCTGACTGGAGAAGGAAAGTGAATTCTCCTATTGTTGAGGATGCTATAGATCACTTTACGAGACATCTGGTTTCTGAGTGGATGACAGATCTCTGGTACTCTCGTTTAACACATGATAAAGAAGGTCCAGAGGAACTGGTGAACATCATGAATGGTGTTCTTGGGGAAATTTCTGAGCGCATGAggaatataaatttaattgatCTTCTTACAAG GGATCTTATTAATCTTGTTTGCATTCACTTGGAGCTTTTTCGTGCAAATCAAGCAAAGATTGAGAAGAAACATTCAGGATTGCTAACAATTGAACACCGAGAGATGGAACTAAGACGAATCCTGGCTAATGAGAACAAATTGCACCCTGCTCTTTTTTCAGCTGAAGCTGAGCACAAG GTTTTGCAGCACTTGATGGATGGTCTCGTTTCTTTCACATTCAGGCCTGAAGATCTGCAGTGCTTTTTCTTCCGTTATATGGCCAGGGAGCTTCTTGCTAGTACAGTAATGCGACCTGTCCTAAACATGGCTAGTCCTAG GTTTAtcaatgaaaaaattgaattcttAGTCCTTAAAATGACCAAAGCTAATAAAGGTCTCCCAGTACAAGGAGCATCTCAGTCCAAACCAGATGAGTCTTCGAGGATTTCATCtgatcatttttcaaaattcttaGATCCTTCTGTCACTGGTGTTGAACTTGTGCAGTTAAAAAATGCTCAGTCTAGAACTGCTGCCGATACATCTGCAACAGATCATGTGAATGGAAATAAAGATCCCCTGCTTTCCATTGATCCTCGATCGACCCGCTCATGGAACGCATTGCCCCTCAACTCCCAAACTAGTGATGAAAGAGGTCTTGAACGTCATCTCTCAGGAGGAGAATGGGGTGACATGTTAGATCTGATTTCTCGCAGAAAGACTCAAGCCCTTGCCCCAGAAcattttgaaaacatgtggaCAAAAGGGCGAGACTATAGAAAGAAGGATGGCGAAAATCGGGTCATTGAACAAGTACAACATGGATCTGCGGCAGCAAAGTCTGTTAAAGTGGAGAATTTAAAGGCAACATCCAAGCCTAAAGAAAAGAACACTATAACCAAGCTTAATCACTCTGAGAGTGGCACTGTTCACTCTGGATTTACTGATCGTCTATctgtagaaaaatcatttctcccTACAGGGCGGAGTATAACAAATCGCTCTTCATTTGTTTCATATGACGAAGATGATGAGCACAACAATGTGCGTTTGGAGGAGGTTGACTCGGGGAGCAGTACTTCTTATACTTCTGAAGATGAAGAAACTAACAATGTAACAGGCCTTGATTCTCCTGTAACTAAAGTGTGGGATGGTAGAAGCAACAGAAATCTATCTATTTCTCACATTCATCACCCACTTGAAAATTCAGAAGGCCGTATTGCAAAGAAGACTGGTAAAGGGCATCTTCACTACCAAAGATTAGCTAGACCCCCATCCAGCCATAAAAGGTCTAGAACAAGCAGTAAGAAGACGCACATTTGGCAAGAGGTTGAGAGAACAAGCTTCTTGTCTGGTGATGGACAAGACATACTTAGTTCTGCAAAAGGACATGCAAATGCTGAGGACTCCAGTGATGATTCTGAGATCGAAAACTTCGGTAGAGTTCAGAGTGGAGCAGCCGCTTCTTCATCTGCGCCCTCGTTTTCTATACCGGAAAGTCAAAGTTTGACTATTAGTTCCTTGCAAAATTCTTTGGCGCTGGATTCATTTTTTAAGTTGAGATGTGAG GTATTGGGTGCAAATATTGTGAAGAGTGGTTCAAAAACGTTTGCCGTTTATTCAATATCTGTTACAGATGTAAATAGTAACAGTTGGTCAATCAAAAGAAG GTTTCGTCACTTTGAGGAGCTTCATCGGCGTCTAAAAGAGTTTCCAGAGTATAATCTTCATTTGCCACCAAAACATTTTCTATCAACAGGTTTAGATGTACCTGTCATTCAACAACGGTGTAAATTGCTTGACAAATATTTAAAG AAGGTTATGCAGCTTCCAACAATTTCAGGGTCAATTGAAGTTTGGGACTTTCTCAGTGTTGACTCTCAG ACTTATCTATTCTCGAATTCCTTTTCTATCATTGAAACTTTATCAG TTGACCTAGAGGATAAGCCATCTGAAAAGAGTAAAAAGCTTCCAAATTTTCATGGGCCTAGAACTGACCACTTATCTCCGACGAGAGAACATTTAAGCACTGAAACTAAGGAGTCTGCTTTCCCGATGAAGAATGATTTTGTGGCAGATGGGTTAAGAAATGGAAAAGGCATGTCTCATTCTCCTGTGAAAATTCTTGGTAAAGAATTTGGAAAGTCAGTTGACAATTCTGGCTCAGATACTAGGCCACAAAACTTTGCATCTTCCCTTGCAAACTTGAGGACCACTGCAAAAGGAAGAGATGGTGATGGTTTGGAAGAGGCATCTGAGTCGCATCTTGATGCTGCAACTGACCCAACACTTCCTACAGAG TGGGTGCCACCAAATTTAAGTGCCCCCATACTAGATTTGGTAGATGTCATCTTACAGCTTCAAGATGGTGGATGGATCAG GCGGAAGGCTTTTTGGGTGGCCAAACAGATATTACAACTAGGAATGGGTGATGCCTTTGATGATTGGTTAATAGAGAAAATCCAGCTTCTGCGCAAGGGGTCAGTGATTGCTTCAGGAATCAGGCGCGTTGAGCAG ATTCTCTGGCCCGATGGTATATTCATAAGCAAGCACCCAAAGCGACGACCACCACCATCTACTAACTCATCTCAGAATTCACCTCATGGCAGACAACCTCCAGAGATATCTTCACCTAGACTCAGTGACGAGCAACAACAGGAGGCAGTTCGACGTGCAAAGTTTGTATATGAGCTAATGATAG ATAATGCACCAGCTGCTATCGTAGGTCTTGTAGGTCGTAGGGAGTATGAACAATGTGCAAAGGATCTCTATTTCTTTATTCAG TCATCAGTTTGTGTGAAGCAACTCGCTTTTGACCTTCTCGAGCTGCTGCTTTTGTCGGCATTTCCCGAGCTAGATTATCTTTTTAAGGAGTTGCAAGAAGAAAAGCATAAGTTTGgtgaatttaaggaaaattaa